A window of Castor canadensis chromosome 10, mCasCan1.hap1v2, whole genome shotgun sequence contains these coding sequences:
- the LOC109696475 gene encoding uncharacterized protein translates to MVASGLVAGGARKPGGRAGKRKGWGGGGGAGEGPGWGRGEERGPSAGDLAESAPRRAAPELWACALPSGEEGALLRFYFSMADHVENNNSLGRGQRQLVLLGAPSAAAGSLARASLAPPRPQPCALDWARAPGAAERRPASRTGAARGHREARPWAAGVRSRGASRLGANSAGPGRGTKAPSLGGGSRECAPSTRAPPWPGTPGPARGTSFNLSELTQGAPSCGRPPQRRECKDGCAGGSPKTSGAVGGRRPSACVSGIMGLGTWHTEPLRGH, encoded by the exons ATGGTGGCCAGCGGGTTGGTGGCGGGCGGCGCGCGGAAGCCGGGGGGCCGCGCCGGGAAGAGGAAG ggctggggtgggggcgggggtgcGGGCGAGGGTCCCGGCTGGGGCCGGGGCGAGGAGCGGGGTCCGAGCGCCGGAGACCTGGCGGAGAGCGCGCCGCGCCGCGCGGCACCGGAGCTCTGGGCGTGCGCGCTGCCTTCTGGAGAGGAGGGCGCCCTGCTCCGCTTTTATTTCTCCATGGCGGACCACGTTGAGAACAACAACAGCCTGGGCCGGGGCCAGCGCCAACTTGTGCTTCTTGGAGCACCTTCCGCGGCCGCTGGCTCCTTGGCCCGCGCCTCCCTGGCGCCGCCGCGGCCGCAGCCGTGCGCCCTGGACTGGGCTCGAGCTCCCGGTGCGGCCGAGAGGCGTCCCGCGTCCCGGACGGGCGCGGCGAGGGGGCACAGAGAGGCGCGCCCCTGGGCTGCGGGAGTGCGGAGCAGGGGGGCGTCCCGTTTGGGAGCGAATAGCGCGGGTCCCGGAAGAGGCACCAAGGCCCCGAGCCTTGGCGGCGGTAGCCGAGAGTGCGCCCCGAGCACTCGAGCCCCGCCGTGGCCCGGGACCCCCGGGCCTGCCCGCGGGACGAGCTTTAACTTGTCCGAACTAACACAGGGCGCGCCCTCATGCGGTCGGCCCCCGCAACGTCGAGAGTGCAAGGACGGCTGCGCGGGGGGCTCCCCCAAGACGAGTGGAGCGGTTGGGGGGCGCCGGCCCTCGGCTTGCGTGTCTGGGATCATGGGCCTGGGGACCTGGCACACAGAGCCTCTCCGGGGACATTGA
- the H1-10 gene encoding histone H1.10, whose amino-acid sequence MSVELEEALPPTSAEGAARKAAKAGGPAAPSPSRKRKSRKKNQPGKYSQLVVETIRRLGERGGSSLARIYAEAKKVAWFDQQNGRTYLKYSIRALVQNDTLLQVKGTGANGSFKLNRKKLEGGSERRGVPAAAASPAPGAHRAGKAAAGGRADRKPARAAKPESRAHKKGKGGAAKKAAAAGAKKVKKAAKPSVPKVPKGRK is encoded by the coding sequence ATGTCGGTGGAGCTGGAGGAGGCCCTACCGCCGACGAGCGCCGAGGGGGCGGCCCGGAAGGCGGCCAAGGCGGGCGGCCCTGCGGCGCCGTCCCCttccaggaagaggaagagcaggaagaagaACCAACCGGGCAAGTACAGCCAGCTGGTGGTGGAGACGATCCGCAGGCTGGGCGAGCGCGGCGGCTCGTCGCTGGCCCGGATCTACGCGGAGGCCAAGAAGGTGGCGTGGTTCGATCAGCAGAACGGGCGCACCTACCTCAAGTACTCGATCCGGGCGCTGGTGCAGAACGACACGCTGCTGCAGGTGAAGGGCACCGGCGCCAACGGCTCGTTCAAGCTGAACCGCAAGAAGCTGGAGGGCGGCTCGGAGCGACGCGGGGTCCCCGCGGCCGCCGCCAGCCCCGCGCCCGGCGCGCACAGGGCCGGGAAGGCGGCGGCCGGCGGACGCGCGGACAGGAAGCCGGCCAGGGCGGCGAAGCCCGAGAGTCGCGCGCACAAGAAGGGCAAGGGCGGCGCGGCCAAGAAGGCGGCGGCCGCCGGGGCCAAGAAGGTGAAGAAGGCGGCCAAGCCCAGCGTCCCCAAGGTGCCGAAGGGCCGCAAGTGA